The DNA sequence CCGTCCCCTTTGTCCCCCCAATGGAGGGACTGGACCTGGTGTCGAAGAAATTCACCTTTCTCTCTCTGGACGACGCCGACGCGTTGGCGGCCGCCGTGACGGCGGACAGCCGCGTGCTGATCGTCGGCGCGGGCCTCATCGGTCTCAAGTGTGCCGAGGGTCTCTCCGGGCAGGCGGGTTCTCTCACGGTCGTCGATCTCGCGCCGCAGATTTTGCCCAGCGTCCTCGACGAGGGAGCGGCGGCGCTCGTCCAGGCGCACATCGAGCGGCAGGGCGTCCGGTTCCTGCTCTCCATTTCGGCTGCGCGGTTTGAAAACGGCGCGGCACACCTGACCGACGGCTCGACGGTCCCCTTTGACGTTCTGGTGCTGGCCGTGGGCGTGCGGCCCAGCGTATCGCTGGCCCGGGAAGCGGGCGCGGCGGTCGGCCGGGGGCTTATCACCGATGAGTACATGCGTACAAATCTCCCCGGCGTCTACGCCGCGGGCGACTGTACCGAGAGCTTCGACATCACGAGCGGCGAACGAAAGCCGCTGGCACTGCTCCCAAATGCTTATTTGCAGGGCGAGACCGCCGGGCTCCACATGGCCGGCGGCGGCAAGCCCTTTTGTACCGCAATGCCGATGAACGCCGTTGGGTTTTGGGGTCTGCACATCGTCAGTGCCGGCAGCTATGCGGGCGACGCTTACATCAAGTGCGAAGGGGAGCATTACCGCAAACTCGTCTGCCGTGACAACCTGCTGCAAGGTTTTATCTTGATTGGAGATGTGCTGCGTGCGGGCATCTACACTGCGTTGATCCGCGATCGGGTGCCGATCGATACGATCGATTTTGAACTCATTAAAGACAAACCGGGCCTCATCGCCTTCTCGCGGCGTGACAGGCAGAAGAAACTGGGGGTGAAACCGGCATGATCATTCGGGCCGACGGTATGCACTTTGAGGACCTGTGCCGGGAGATCCGAGAGGCCGGTGAGGATGTCCTCGTGGAAAACTGCCAAGGACAGCGCTACATCGGCAGCGGAATGCACGGTGTGAACATCGACCTCTACGGTACCCCGGGGAACGCGCTCGGCGCCTATTTCGGCGGCGGCCGCATCACGGTGCACGGCAACGCGCAGGACGCGACGGGAGATACGATGGATGGCGGGACGATCATCGTCCACGGTTCCAGCGGAGACGCCACCGGGTACGCGATGCGCGGCGGCCGGATTTTGATTCGGAACAACGCGGGGTACCGTGCCGGGATTCACATGAAACAGTACGCCGACAAGCGGCCTGTACTGGTGATCGGTGGCCGGGCCGGAAGCTTTCTCGGCGAATATCAGGCGGGTGGGCTTATCCTTGTGCTGGGCCTGCATACCGACGGCCGCCCCATCGTCGGGGAGTTCTGCGGCACGGGGATGCACGGCGGACGGATCGTTTTGCGCTGCGACGCGCCGCCCGCAGGTTTGCCCCGACAGGTCATGGCCCGACAGGCGTCGGGGGAGGATTTGGAGGAAATTGTCCCACTGATGGACGAATTTTGTTCGACTTTTGACATAAGATGTGATATGATGTCGAAAAGTACTTTTTTTATTCTGACTCCCGACAGCCGCAACCCCTACCAGCAGTTGTACGTGTACAACTAACGTGGGTTGCACCTGCAACCCGCAACCCAAATTCTTGTTTTTTGTTGCCGCTTCGCGGCAACAAGGTACTAAATACGGTGGCGCGGGCGCGGCGGTGGACCAAAGCGGAAAGGAGTGCCTCCTGTGACGTACACCACAAAAGAAGTCCTGCAGTTCGTGCAGGAAAATGATGTAAAATTTGTAAAATTGGCGTTTTGTGACATTTGGGGCGTGCAAAAGAACATCTCCATTGTGTCACGCCACCTTGAGGCCGCGTTTGAAGAGGGCGTGGCCTTTGACGCTTCTTCCATCGCCGGGTTTTTGACGGTCGAAAAGTCGGATCTCTGTCTCTTCCCCGACCCTGCCACGCTCCACGTCCTGCCCTGGCGGCCGCAGCAGGGGCGCGTCGTGCGCTTTTTTTGCGACATCCGCTACCCGGACGGCGCCTCCTTTGAGGGCGACACGCGCCGGCTGCTGGCCAAGGCCTCCGGCAGTGCGGAGGAGATGGGTCTCTTCTGCCGGGTCGGCAGCGAGTGTGACTTCTATCTCTTCCACATCGGGGAGGACGGCGCACCCACGGACACCCCCTTTGACAACGCCGGGTATCTCGATGTGGCGCCGCTTGACCGGGGCGAAAATGTCCGTCGCGACATCTGCCTCTATCTGGACCAGATGGGCGTCACGGCGGAGAACTCCCACCACGAGCGCGGCCCGGGCCAATACGGCGTCGACATTCACCACTGCGACATCCGCAAGGCGGCCGACGATCTTGTCATTCTCAAGTCGGCAGTGGACTCCATCGCCGCAGCCAACGGGCTGTGGGCGTCGTTTATGCCAAAGCCCATCGAGGAGCAAAACGGCAACGGGCTCCATTTGAACTTTTCACTCGCGCAAAACGGCCGCAACATCTTCAAGACGGACGGGGCGGAGCACTCCCCCATCGCGGAGAGTTTCATCGCCGGGATCCTCGTCCACATCGCCGAGATCACGGCAGTGGCAAATCCGCTCCTGTCGTCTTACACTCGTTTTGCACAAAACGAGGCGCCGCCCTACATCTCCTGGGCACACCAGAACCGGTCGCAGCTTGTCCGCATCCCCGCCGCCTCGGGAGACCACTCGCGTATGGAACTGCGTTCGCCTGACCCGGCGGCCAATCCGCATCTCCTGCTCACGCTGCTGCTGCACGCGGGGCTGGACGGGGTTCGACAGTCCCTGCCGCTGCCGCCGTCGATTGACGTGAACATGTATGAGCAGGGCGACGACACGGAGGCGCAGCGGCTTCCCCAGTCCCTGGGCGACGCGCTGGACTGCATGGCGGACAGCGCCTTTGTCCGTTCGATTCTGGGCGATGTGTATACCGAGAAGTACGTTCGGTTCAAGCGTGAGGAGACGCGGTAAGAACGGCGTCTCCGGGCACCCGCCGGCCCGGCCGGCCTGGGTGCCGGTCTAAGGCAATGTCGCACAATGCGCCGCTTGGCGCTTGGCCGGATCTTTTCCCGGCGTTGTACGGCATGGCTCTGAGGCTTGGGAGAGGTGGTGGTCCGTTTTGGAGAGTATCCTGATTGTCTCCGGCTCGGAAAAGGGCCGGGAGGTACTTCGTGAGTTTTTGTCCGTCCATGCGTACCAGGACGTCGTTTACACAGGCCACGCGGCGGAAACCAAACGCCTGCTGCTGGACCGTTGTTTCGACCTGTGTGTGATCAATACCCCCCTGCCGGACGAATTCGGGTCCGATCTCGCTATCTCCGTCGTGGAACAAGGTGTTTCGCAAGTGATGTGCCTCGTGAAGAGCGACGTGGCGGATACGGTGTCCGCTAAATTGGAAGATTATGGAATTTTTGTGTTGGCAAAGCCTCTGAACAAACAGACGCTCTGGTCGGCTTTTAAATTGATGCAGGCCGCGCACCACCGTTTGCGTGGTCTGCAAAATCAAAACGATCTGCTCAGGCAGAAGATTGAAGACATTCGGCTGGTGGATCGGGCAAAATGTTTGCTCATCTCCTATCTCAAGATGACGGAACCGCAGGCGCATCGCTACATCGAAAAGCAGGCCATGGATCTGCGTCTCCCGAAGCGTGAGATCGCGATCCATTTGATACGCACCTACGAAGAATGACGGCGGCAATGATAATGGATGGTTATCCCTCTATTTTCTCTGTGAAGGGTGTGAGTGACCGGTGAGAGTCAATCAGAATTACCAGAAATTGCAGGACAACTATTTATTTGTGGAGATTGGGCGGCGGACGAGTGCCTTTTTGGAGGCACACCCGGAGGCCGACGTCATTCGCTTGGGGATTGGCGATGTGACGCAGCCTCTCTGCCCCGCCGTGGTGGATGCGCTGAAGGCCGCCTCCGAGGAGATGGGGACGGTCGCCGGTTTTCACGGCTATGGTCCGGAGCAGGGGTACGCCTTTTTGCGCGAGGCGATACGGGACGTATACGGCGCGCGCGGCGTATCGCTCGACGCGTCGGAGATCTTCATCAGCGACGGTGCGAAGAGCGACATGGGCAACATTTTGGACATCTTTGACCGCGACAATACCGTGCTGGTGCCCGACCCGGTCTACCCTGTCTATGTGGACACCAATCTGATGCTGGGGCGGCCGGTGGTCTTCGCCGGCGGGGTTGAGGAAAACTGTTTTTTGCCGGGTCCGGACCCGAATGTGCGGGCGGACATCATCTATCTCTGCTCTCCGAACAACCCAACGGGAGCCGTCTATGGCCGGGAAGACCTGCGCAGATGGGTAGACTACGCGCGCGAACAGAAAGCGCTGATTCTCTTCGATGCGGCCTACGAGTGTTTCGTCCGGGACGACAGCCTGCCTCGCAGCATCTACGAGATCGAGGGCGCACACACCTGCGCCATTGAGTTCTGTTCTCTCTCCAAAACGGCCGGCTTCACGGGGACGCGCTGCGGGTACACGGTGGTGCCCCACGCGCTCGCATACGACGGCATGCGGCTTAATAAGATGTGGCTGCGCCGTCAGACGACGAAGTTCAACGGCGTGCCCTACATCATCCAGCGCGGTGCGCGGGCGGTATTCACACCCGAGGGACAGCGGCAGGTGCGGAAGATCACGGATTATTACCTTGGCAACGCGCAGATCCTCGCCGGTCTGCTGGACCGCTTGGGCATCTTCTACACCGGCGGGCGTCACTCGCCGTATCTGTGGCTCAAATGCCCCGGCGGGCGGAGTTCGTGGGAGTATTTCGACTTTTTACTGACAAAGGCCCATGTGGTGGGAACCCCCGGCGCCGGCTTCGGTCAAAACGGCGAGGGCTTCTTCCGTCTCTCCAGCTTTGGCGACCGTGTCCGCACCCAAACCGCCGTCGAAAGAATTTTGGCCGTTTGATATCCGGACAGCAAATGGGCGGCTCTCATCACACTGCAAAGTGATAAGAGCCGCCCATTGTTTCGGCGTTGCTATGATAATGTAGCTCATTTGTGATACGATGATGTGCATAGGAGGTGGCACTATGGCAACTGCTATCAATGTGCTAAATGTGGTATGACATTGCTGTCCGCCGATGAAAATGTGCCCAAATACCGTGTGAATTGGCTGTGGTAGAGCCTTTGAGATAGGTTACACTATTATGATCTAAGGGTCTGTCGAAAAATAACCTGTACATTTGACTTGCCCTTTTTCGCCCCGGCCGCGTTGCCGGAACCCTTGAATACTACAAGTATTCGCGGAACCCGGCGCCTTGCCGGGACACAAAATTGCTGCGCCAACTGCACACTTTATTTCCCGACAGACCCTTATATGTTTGCCAGAAGGGTTTCATCAAGGAGCATCACGGTGGTGTTGTCCTTCTCTCGCCGGGCAATCTGGTCCACGTATTGGGACCGCGACGCACCGGTGTGACTCTCTACGAACGAGCCGATGAATTCGACAGAGAGGATCTCATCGACCACCAGGCCCATCCGGTGATCCTCCCACTGGACGACGATCACCATGTCGCGGACCTCCGACGCCCCTGCCTCCGTGCGGTCCGGCAGGCCGAACAGAATGCGCAGGTCCGCGAGGGAGATCATTCCGTCCCGAAACCGCGTCACGCCCCGCATGTAGGGAGGGTCTCCCACAATCGGCGTGGCGTGGTCAAAAATCTCGATCGAAAGTACGTTCTGGCTGTTGATTCCATACGCGACGCCGTCCAGCGTGAACAAGATCCAGGGCAGATCGCCCACTTCCAGAGACGCCTGCTCCTCCGCTTCTTCCGTCGTCAGCGTCTGAACCATCTGCTCACTCACTCGGAAAACCTCCCTCGGATATCTCAATCGTTGGTGACACCCATTTTAACACTTGGTGACACCTGAACCATACCTGAGCCGTTTTATATTATATCGAAACAAAACGGAGTTTTCTTCAACAGAGGCGTTTCAAGACTCCAAGGGGGTAGCTGGATGCAGACCACACCGCGGTCCATGTCCCAGCCTCCCCCTTGGAGACGAGCATATCCGATCCACTACCACAATATGTAGTGTCTGCCTACAAGATGTGGTATGAAAAAAGTCGAAAAATGCAGGCGCCCGCACCCGCTACGGCGAAGCCTCGCCAAAACTGCCGGCCAAAGCAGATACATCACTGCTCTCACTATTCATAGTATCGTAACATATAAGGTAAATATTTACATCAAAAAGAAAAATTTTCCTTTTTGTGAAAAAATTTTTCTCCCCATGCCCTCCTCCTGTACCTACGGCGCCGCCAGAGCGGAAAATTTCTCACAGTTTTTGAGGCCGCTCCAAAAGAAAATGACAAGAACCCCTTGCAAATATAAAAAATTGTGGTATAATGAGTTCCGTTGGATAGTGAGCCGTCTGTAAGAGTGGGGATTCCCCACTCTTTCTTCTTGGGATACCGGAGTACACTAATTTTTTCCAGTTTAGGCGAGCAACCTTACGGATTATCAACGATTTGAGGCGATTTTTTGATATGAGCAAAGTGGAGCGTCTTGTGACGGCGCTGGCGGAGCCGGCGGCGGCGGCGGCGGGGTGCGAGCTCTGGGACGTCGAATTTGTCCGGGAGGGGGGCCGCGCCGTGCTCAGGGTATACATCGATCGCGCGGGCGGCGTGGGCACCCAGCACTGTGAAGCGGTCAGCCGGGCGTTAGAGCCTCTGCTCGACGAGGCCGATCCCATCCCCGGGTCCTATACGTTGGAGGTCTCCTCCACCGGTCCGGAGCGGCCCCTGCGGCGCGATTCCGACTTTGCCCGGTTCATCGGCCACGCCGTGTCGGTACGCCTATACGCGCCGCGCGACGGCGCGCGCGAGTTTGTCGGCACGCTCTCTCACCACGACGGACAGACCGTCACGCTGGACGACGGCGCGCTGGTCTTCAACAAAAAAGACGTCGCTCTGGTCCGCCTCTATGTCGAGTGGGGCGACGCCCTGTGAGCCCCGGAGCGGAAATAAACGACATTTTAAATAAGTCGGGGGAGATTGCTGCCATATGAACGCCGAGTTTTTTGACGCCATCGCGCAGATCGAGCGCGAAAAAGGAATCCCGCGTACCTTCATGCACGAAAAAATTTCCCAGGCCCTGGTCACCGCCTACAAACGCGACAACGCCGGCATCTCCGAAAACATCGTGGTGGAACTCGACGATACGCGCAAAGAGGTGCACATGTATCTGCAAAAAACCGTCGTCGAAGAGGTGACCAACCCGGCGCTGGAGCTCTCCCGGGAGCAGGCGCGGGAGATATCGCCCACCTCCGACGTGGGCGACGTCGTACCGATTCCCGTCGAGACGCGGAATTTTGGCCGGATCGCGGCGCAGACCGCGAAGCAAGTCATCATCCAGGGCATTCGCGAGGCGGAACACGGACTCGTATACCAGGAGTTCAACTCCAAGGAACATGAGATTTTGAGCGCCCAGGTCAGCCGATTCGACGTCCGCAACGGCGGTGTCGTGATGGAGATTGGTGGGAGCAAGGGCGACAAAACCGAGGCCATCTTGATGCCGGGCGAACAAATACGGGAAGAGATGTTGAACATCGGCGACCGGGTAAAAGTCTACGTGGTGGAAGTCCGCAAGTCCTCCCGCGGGCCGCTGATCCTGATCTCGCGCACCCACCCGGGCCTCGTGCGGCGGCTCTTTGAGCTTGAAATCCCGGAGATTCACGACGGCGTTGTGGAGATCCGGAGCATCGCGCGCGAGGCGGGACACCGCACGAAGATCGCCATCAGTTCTAATGACGCCAACGTCGATCCCATTGGCGCCTGCATCGGCCCGCGCGGCGCGCGCGTCGGCGGTATCGTTGAGGAACTGCGCGGGGAAAAGATCGATATCATCAAGTACAACGACGACCCGGTCGAGTTTGTAACCGCCTCTATGGCACTGGCCGATGTAGTCCACGCCGAAATTTTGGACGACGGCAAATCCTGCCGCGTGGTCGTCCCGGACGACCAGCTCTCACTTGCGATCGGCAAGGAGGGGCAAAATGCCCGCCTGGCCGCCAAGCTCACGGGTTTCAAGATCGACATCCGCTCCAAAAGCCAGTGGGAAGCGGAGACAGCCGCCCAGCAAGCATAACTGCGCCGCCCGGCGGGCATAAAAAAGCCGCTTTTGTCGGAGGATGTTATGGTAAAGGTGAGAAAAATACCCATGCGCCAGTGTGTCGGGTGCCGTGTCATGAAGCCGAAGCGCGAACTCATCCGTGCGGTGCGCGCGCCCACGGGGGAGATATCCCTAGATTTCCACGGCAAAAAGCCGGGACGGGGCGCGTACGTTTGCCCGGACATGGCTTGCCTGGCCCGTGCCAAGAAGGTGCGCGCGTTGGAGCGCGTCTTTGGAGTCCCGGTGCCCGACGAGGTCTTTGAGGCGTTGAGGCGGCAGATGACGGCGCCGGATCATGACGACTAATCCGCTCGGACTGTTGGGCCTCGCGCGCCGCGCCGGCCGGCTTGCACTGGGGGCCCGGGCCGTTGAAGGTGAACTGCGGCACAGGCGCGCGGTGCTGCTGCTGCTGGCAAGCGACGCCGGCGCGGATGCGGTGCGCCGCGCGGCGCGTCTGGTCGAAGGAGCGGGCGGTCCGCCGTGTCTCACATTGCCGTACACAAAAGAGGAGTGGGGACGCGCCATGGGCCGCGACGTCTGCGCGCTGGGCGCTCTGACCGACAAGGGCCTGGCCGCGGCACTGAAACAGTCCATCGAGTCCGCTTCTTCCATCGATTCCCACTGAAAGCCGCATGGGCCGGCGTATTCCATCCATCCGATGAACCATACATGAGGGGGCACAGATATGAGCAATTTGATCAAATACCGGGTGCACGAGGTGGCCAAGGATTTTGGACTTCCTTCAAAGAAGGTGTCCGATATCATGACCAAATACCTGACGCCGCCCAAAAACCATATGCAGGTACTCACTGACGAGGAACTCAATGTCATCTTCGACGAGATCACGCAGACTCACCAGATTGAGAACATTGAGATCGTTTTCTCCAAGACGTACAAAGAGCCGCCGGCCGCCGCTCCGGCTCCGGCCGCAACGCAGCCGGAGGCCGCGCCTGTGCCCGCCGCCGACACGCCGGCTGCGTCGGCGTCTTCCGCCGCGCCGGCCCCCGCCGCCGCTCCGCCGCCAGCCCCCGCGCCGGAGCAGCCCAGGAAGCACGAGCCGCGGGTGCGTATCATTGACACGCGCGGCGCTACGGTGGATCTCGGTCGGTACGACGAGCGCATTGAACAGCTCGTACCGGAGCGCGCGCAGAATATGAAACGCGGCAAAGAAAAGATCAAGCGCGCGCCCGACAAGAAGTCCGGCATACCCTTCAGCCAGAAGCGCCGTCAGGAGGAACAAGAGCGCATGCGCCGTCTCCAGCTTGAGGCGCTGAAAAAACAGCCCATCAAGGTGCTTATCCCCGATGAGATCTCGGTCTCTGAACTCGCGGCCCGCATGAAGAAAACGGGGACCGAAGTGGTAAAACAGCTCATGAAACTGGGCGTCATGGCCTCCCTGCCGCAGACTATCGACTTCGAAACCGCTTCTCTCGTCGCGATGGAGATGGGCGCACGGGTTGAACGCGAGGTGGTTGTAACGATTGAAGAGAGACTGATCGACGACAGTGCCGACGAGAAAGAGGCGCTCGTACCCCGCGACCCGGTCGTCGTCGTGATGGGCCACGTCGACCATGGAAAGACTTCCCTGCTCGACTATGTCCGCCAGGCCAGCGTGGCCTCCGGCGAGTTCGGCGGCATCACGCAGCATATCGGCGCCTACCGCGTCTCGCTGAACGGCCGGCAGATCACCTTCCTCGACACGCCGGGCCACGCCGCCTTCACCTCCATGCGCATGCGCGGCGCGCAGGTCACGGACATCGCCATTTTGGTGGTGGCTGCCGACGACGGCATCATGCCGCAGACGGTGGAGGCGATCAACCACGCCCGGGCCGCCCGCGTGCCGATCATTGTGGCGATCAACAAGATGGACAGACCCGACGCGACCCCGGACAAGATCATGCAGCAGCTCACGGAACACAATCTGGTGGCCGAGGAGTGGGGCGGCGACACGATCGTCTGTCCGGTCTCGGCAAAGACGGGCACCGGGATCGATCGGCTGCTCGAGATGGTGCTCCTCACCGCAGATATGTGCGATCTCAGGGCCAACCCAAACCGCCCGGCGCGCGGCAGCGTCATCGAGGCGCGGCTCGACAAGGGGCGCGGCCCCGTGGCCACGATGCTCGTGCAAAACGGCACGCTTCGGCAGGGCGACATCCTGATCGCCGGTACTTCGGTGGGCCGTGTGCGCGCCATGACCGACGACAAGGGCCGCAAGATCGAGACGGCCGGGCCCTCCGTGCCGGTGGAGATCATCGGTATGGGCGAAGTGCCGGATGCGGGCGACCAGTTCCATGCCGTGGCCGACGAGCGTATGGCCCGCGAACTCGTCGAACAGCGCAAACATCAGCACAAAGAGGAGACGGCCCGCCCCGTGGGGCAGAAAGTCTCTCTGGAGGATCTGTTCGCGCAGATCCAGGAGGGACAGATCAAAGATTTGAACATCATCGTGAAAGCCGACGTGCAGGGTTCGGCCGAGGCCGTGCGCACATCGCTCGAAAAGCTTTCGACGGACGAGGTCCGGGTCCGGGTGATTCACAGCGCCGTGGGCGCAATCAACGAATCGGACATCCTGTTGGCCGCCACGGCCTCCGCCATTATCATCGGGTTCAACGTCCGGCCGGAGCCGTCAGCCCGCGACAGCGCCGAGCGCGCCCATGTGGACGTGCGCCTCTACCGCGTCATCTACGAGGCGATTGAGGAGATGGAGGCTGCCATGAAGGGTCTGCTCGCGCCGAAGTTCAAAGAGGTCGTGCTGGGACGCGCCGAGGTGCGCCAGGTCTTTAGGGTCACCGGCGTCGGCACGGTGGCGGGCTGTTATGTGCTGGAGGGCAAAATAGTCCGGCTGGCCAAGGCGCGCCTTGTGCGAGGCGGCATCGTCGTGCACGAGGGCGAACTCGCCTCCCTAAAGCGGTTCAAAGACGACGCGCGCGAGGTGGCGGTCGGCTACGAGTGCGGCATCGGCATCGAGCGCTTCAACGACATCAAGGAAGGCGACGTCATCGAGGCCTTTGTGATGGAAGAGATCGAACGATAAATTTCCAATTATTGGATATTATAGTGTTCGGGGGTGAAGGCAGTGCCGGGTACGGGCCGTATGCAGAAGATCAACGAGGAGATCCTGCGGGAACTCTCTCGTCTGGTACAGACGTTGAAAGACCCGCGCATCAGGGGCGTGGTCAGTTTGACCCATGTGGAGACGACGCGAGATCTCTCTCTGGCGCGTGTCTATGTGAGCGCGCTGGGCAGCGGCGTGGACGCCGGGGCCGTGGTGGCCGGGTTCAAATCGGCCGCGGGATACCTGCGCCGGGAACTCGCCGCCGCCCTCTCGCTGCGGCACACGCCGGAGCTGCAGTTCATCGCCGACGACTCGCTCGCCCGCGGGGCGCGGATCCAGCAGATGCTGATCGGCCTTCGGGAGACGGCGGGCGGGGACGCGGATTGAAACAAAATGCGAGACAACTGGCGGCGCCGCGCCGGGCGCCGAACCCTAAGGAGTGCCTTATATGCCAAATACAGACGCAGACACCGCGTATCGCATGATCACGGTCGCGGAGGCGGCCGAGCAGCTCACGGCGATGGACACGGTTTTTGTCCTGACCCACCAGCGCCCTGACGGGGATACGCTGGGCAGCGCCGCCGCCCTGTGCGCCGGACTCCGTTCGCTGGGCAAAACGGCGTATGTGTTGGAAAACCCGGAGGTCACCGCCCGCTATGCCCCCTATGTCGCCGACTACCTCTGGCCGGGCGCGCCGCCGGAAAACGCCGTGTTGGTTGCGGTCGACGTGGCCGCGCCGACGCTGCTGCCCAAGGTATATGAATCCTGGGAGAACCGCATCACGCTGGTGATCGACCACCACGAGACCAACAGCGGGTTTGGCCGGTTTGGCTGCGTGCTGCCGGGCCGGGCTTCCACGGGAGAGATCATCTTCGAAGTGCTCGAAACCATGGGTGCCGCTCTCACACAGGCTGTGGCGTTGCCGCTTTATCTGGCCGTGTCTACGGACACCGGCTGTTTTCGTTATTCCAACACGACGTCGCGCACGCATCGTGTAGCCGCCGCCCTGATCGACACCGGCATCCCGTTTGCCGTTGTGAACCTAGAGGTGTTTGAGATCAAGTCGCGCCGGCGCTTCCAGATCGAGGCGCTGGTACTCGGTGAGATGGAGTTCTTTGACGGGGGTGCAACGGCGTTTTGTTATCTCACGATGGAGATGCTTGCGAAGACGCAGGCTGACGAGGACGACATCGACAACATCTCGGCGCTGCCGCGCAAGATGGAGGGCGTCGAGATCGGCGTGACTCTCCGCGAACAGGCCGC is a window from the Oscillospiraceae bacterium genome containing:
- a CDS encoding ANTAR domain-containing protein, yielding MESILIVSGSEKGREVLREFLSVHAYQDVVYTGHAAETKRLLLDRCFDLCVINTPLPDEFGSDLAISVVEQGVSQVMCLVKSDVADTVSAKLEDYGIFVLAKPLNKQTLWSAFKLMQAAHHRLRGLQNQNDLLRQKIEDIRLVDRAKCLLISYLKMTEPQAHRYIEKQAMDLRLPKREIAIHLIRTYEE
- a CDS encoding glutamine synthetase family protein, whose protein sequence is MTYTTKEVLQFVQENDVKFVKLAFCDIWGVQKNISIVSRHLEAAFEEGVAFDASSIAGFLTVEKSDLCLFPDPATLHVLPWRPQQGRVVRFFCDIRYPDGASFEGDTRRLLAKASGSAEEMGLFCRVGSECDFYLFHIGEDGAPTDTPFDNAGYLDVAPLDRGENVRRDICLYLDQMGVTAENSHHERGPGQYGVDIHHCDIRKAADDLVILKSAVDSIAAANGLWASFMPKPIEEQNGNGLHLNFSLAQNGRNIFKTDGAEHSPIAESFIAGILVHIAEITAVANPLLSSYTRFAQNEAPPYISWAHQNRSQLVRIPAASGDHSRMELRSPDPAANPHLLLTLLLHAGLDGVRQSLPLPPSIDVNMYEQGDDTEAQRLPQSLGDALDCMADSAFVRSILGDVYTEKYVRFKREETR
- a CDS encoding chemotaxis protein CheW; translated protein: MSEQMVQTLTTEEAEEQASLEVGDLPWILFTLDGVAYGINSQNVLSIEIFDHATPIVGDPPYMRGVTRFRDGMISLADLRILFGLPDRTEAGASEVRDMVIVVQWEDHRMGLVVDEILSVEFIGSFVESHTGASRSQYVDQIARREKDNTTVMLLDETLLANI
- the nusA gene encoding transcription termination factor NusA translates to MNAEFFDAIAQIEREKGIPRTFMHEKISQALVTAYKRDNAGISENIVVELDDTRKEVHMYLQKTVVEEVTNPALELSREQAREISPTSDVGDVVPIPVETRNFGRIAAQTAKQVIIQGIREAEHGLVYQEFNSKEHEILSAQVSRFDVRNGGVVMEIGGSKGDKTEAILMPGEQIREEMLNIGDRVKVYVVEVRKSSRGPLILISRTHPGLVRRLFELEIPEIHDGVVEIRSIAREAGHRTKIAISSNDANVDPIGACIGPRGARVGGIVEELRGEKIDIIKYNDDPVEFVTASMALADVVHAEILDDGKSCRVVVPDDQLSLAIGKEGQNARLAAKLTGFKIDIRSKSQWEAETAAQQA
- a CDS encoding LL-diaminopimelate aminotransferase, with product MRVNQNYQKLQDNYLFVEIGRRTSAFLEAHPEADVIRLGIGDVTQPLCPAVVDALKAASEEMGTVAGFHGYGPEQGYAFLREAIRDVYGARGVSLDASEIFISDGAKSDMGNILDIFDRDNTVLVPDPVYPVYVDTNLMLGRPVVFAGGVEENCFLPGPDPNVRADIIYLCSPNNPTGAVYGREDLRRWVDYAREQKALILFDAAYECFVRDDSLPRSIYEIEGAHTCAIEFCSLSKTAGFTGTRCGYTVVPHALAYDGMRLNKMWLRRQTTKFNGVPYIIQRGARAVFTPEGQRQVRKITDYYLGNAQILAGLLDRLGIFYTGGRHSPYLWLKCPGGRSSWEYFDFLLTKAHVVGTPGAGFGQNGEGFFRLSSFGDRVRTQTAVERILAV
- a CDS encoding 50S ribosomal protein L7ae, producing the protein MTTNPLGLLGLARRAGRLALGARAVEGELRHRRAVLLLLASDAGADAVRRAARLVEGAGGPPCLTLPYTKEEWGRAMGRDVCALGALTDKGLAAALKQSIESASSIDSH
- a CDS encoding ribosome maturation factor RimP, whose product is MSKVERLVTALAEPAAAAAGCELWDVEFVREGGRAVLRVYIDRAGGVGTQHCEAVSRALEPLLDEADPIPGSYTLEVSSTGPERPLRRDSDFARFIGHAVSVRLYAPRDGAREFVGTLSHHDGQTVTLDDGALVFNKKDVALVRLYVEWGDAL
- a CDS encoding YlxR family protein, with product MVKVRKIPMRQCVGCRVMKPKRELIRAVRAPTGEISLDFHGKKPGRGAYVCPDMACLARAKKVRALERVFGVPVPDEVFEALRRQMTAPDHDD
- a CDS encoding glutamate synthase, with the protein product MIIRADGMHFEDLCREIREAGEDVLVENCQGQRYIGSGMHGVNIDLYGTPGNALGAYFGGGRITVHGNAQDATGDTMDGGTIIVHGSSGDATGYAMRGGRILIRNNAGYRAGIHMKQYADKRPVLVIGGRAGSFLGEYQAGGLILVLGLHTDGRPIVGEFCGTGMHGGRIVLRCDAPPAGLPRQVMARQASGEDLEEIVPLMDEFCSTFDIRCDMMSKSTFFILTPDSRNPYQQLYVYN
- a CDS encoding FAD-dependent oxidoreductase, giving the protein MKTKQYLIIGNSAAAIGCVEGIRQLDKTGAVTIVSREAHHTYSRPLISYLLSGKTDRQRMRYRDADFYETYGVAPLLGRTALSLDPAQKTIALDDGQTLPYDKLLVATGSVPFVPPMEGLDLVSKKFTFLSLDDADALAAAVTADSRVLIVGAGLIGLKCAEGLSGQAGSLTVVDLAPQILPSVLDEGAAALVQAHIERQGVRFLLSISAARFENGAAHLTDGSTVPFDVLVLAVGVRPSVSLAREAGAAVGRGLITDEYMRTNLPGVYAAGDCTESFDITSGERKPLALLPNAYLQGETAGLHMAGGGKPFCTAMPMNAVGFWGLHIVSAGSYAGDAYIKCEGEHYRKLVCRDNLLQGFILIGDVLRAGIYTALIRDRVPIDTIDFELIKDKPGLIAFSRRDRQKKLGVKPA